The Pocillopora verrucosa isolate sample1 chromosome 9, ASM3666991v2, whole genome shotgun sequence genome includes the window CCTTTCCTATCCTGCCAATTGACAAGTCACCGAAAAAGACACCATAAGTAAGCGAATCAGTTCCAATTGTTCGCACCACGTTCTTTCATAAAAACGGCTTAATAACTAATAATAGTTTGCTTCGGCGTTAAAGCTAGAGTTTGATTTACTGACCTTACAAAAGTGTAGATTTTAAGTGATGGCTTTGATCAGTTTTGCCTACTTCAAACAAAGGTGATAAATGAATGCCTACCTAGTATTACGGTAGCTGAGATGAAAGCCTGATGTGAAGGATTCCAGCTTCCATCATCCATTCCGTAAGATATTTCATCAACTTCCTTATCCCTCCTTGATAACAAACTACTTTATgaccttgtaaattattttcttcttttctttgaatgAGGTTGTGTTTACCTCTGATCAAGTTACACCGATGGATAAGCAAAATATGGCAACCAAGAACAAAATAACTTTTGTTGGGGTGGATTACCAAATTAGCGGAGACCAAAAGATTCAGAGCAACCAATTGTGTTTATCATTTCTAATTAGCATAGATTGCTTAACCAATTTTTACCAAGGAAACAAAGATGTAACAAACTCAATTAAAATTTGCACAGTTTAAGGTTACTTAACGGTGTTATTTAGGATTCTAAATGTTCATGGAGATCTTAGGATTGGGCTGTAtctattttcagttttacttgCTCGATATGGACAAAACTACATTACAACGAGTTCAACTACAATAAACACGATTAGCTTCACACAAACAAAGTAAGCTGTAATGCTCAAACAATAGTAAAGGTTTGAAACTCAAATGATTGTAAAAAAGGTTATAACTTTGACAGGGTACCAGAAATTCACAATTAAATGATTCTTGCCTTGTTTCATCTTAGTTTGTGATCAGAATTTAGTGCAGCTGTTACTATGTCACGCAATAATCTTTTAAAAGATTTGTTCAGTCCAAAGCATTTGTTATGGATGAGTAACGCGACGGTTTCGTGCATTTAAAAAACTAATGAGGAAGTCAAAAAACTCGCAAATGGTCAAGAGACTGCATCCCAAGAAGAGCCCCATGTTGCCACCAATCTCacctaaggaaagaaaaattaatgggAATGCGAATATTCCTTTGACTTTGGAACAGATTTTTGCCAGAATTTTGCGTTTCCACACTAAGCCTCAGGTACCATTTGCTCGCTTGTAGAGGAGCTCCTTTTAGGAGTATTTTTATTCAAGCCTGATACTTCAAGTAACTACAAAGCGTGAATGCAAAAAATCTACCCCGAATGTTGATAAAACACAGTCTGAATGTACACACAATAGGTTGGTCATCTGTGGgtggaaaattggaaaattctGATTACACCCTGCAAGCTAGCGGAATTTaatttacgagaaaaaaaaattatgtatatTCCTAAAACTGGCTCAGCAAAAGTTTTGATAGATTCGGggctttttcttttcctgaaaacaGGGTTAAGATCCTTAAATGGTCGCCTACTTAAAGTGTACAGTTACCGGGGCCTTACCATAAATTATAAGAATATAAGCTGCGATGTTTCCGCAATTATCAATATGGCTGCCATCGCATAACCAATGCATTTCTTACCAAACAAGGAATTGCTGTCGTAAGCTGGCTTCTGTTCCTGCATCTCATAACTCAAAGACTTGAATCCAACTTGTAAAAACACAAGATTATCTCTGACGAGGGGGGAAAACGTTCAAACAATTAATATGCTACCACTAACGGATTTTTTTAGACCACCTTCACGGGGATTGTAATAGTTTACATTTCGGATTACTACTGTGTACCTGTGCAAGTCTATAAGAGAAAAGATTCTTGGCACAACATTACagctgactttttttttattttattgaatttgcGAAATACGGAAACTTAGAAATAACTGCGATACACTGTGACAATTGGCTCTTAACTTATGAGCTCAGTGGACGGACAAATACAAGTTTAGCCATTTTATTGTGAACAAAACGATGACTTCTATTCTAATACATCGTAAATTTTGTAGTTTAGATTTTCCCTCCGTAAGAGTACATGGTTTagaagaaatttcagaaaatacaGTTAAAACTAAAAAACCAAAGGGCAGGgcaattattaattttttaaactcagATCCCTTACCTCTGGTATTGTATATCGGCATAGTAACCAGACTTTATGAGTGAGTCAGCAGTACTCGCATCAGGAAACTTCGAGTAGGACACTTCAGGATGGTACTTAATCTGAGAGCAGGGAACTTGGCAGTCACAATACTCTTCATCTACCATTGCTTTATGGAAATGCACgatagttaaaaaaatataaacaagtttgtttacAACGTTTGCTGATCTTAGAATACTTAGTCAACATAAgacgtttttttctttaaatactgGTGAGTGTAATGTCAGACAAGTCTGTTTAATATGACAGGGAGATCTTTCGTGTAAATATTGTGTAAATATGCATAAAAGTAACTGAGAAGTATATAAGCAAGACTCAATGTTACAAGTGAAATTTACAAGAGCTAGCTCTATGGCTCCTTAACTGGAGTactgcgttggtgggagagtataacagagtaatttagtgATTGATtcgttcttttttatttgaccGTCTTGCATTACGACCTGAAATGTAATGAGTTTTTTCAAATTGCTAGCTAAGGTGCTTTTTCCTTGACGCTTGTTGCAGGGCGTATATTCGGATaccttaattttaaagttttgtctTACCTGCTATCTGCTTAACGCAAAGAGCCTCTTCGGATGATATACACGCGGGTGTTCCAGAGTTAACTTATAGAAAAAGCACACGCACAAgtcattattttccttttccaaagtTTAAAAAGTGGAAAATCTTCCAGtggtcgattttcgttctcagccgcgagagATGCCATTACCAAAGTTACTGAATATGTAATTTTCGGGTTtccttttcgtattttggttttcttcttcttttaggaaagtttgaacgtcactgtctgtaagcgacACGggtttttcagtgttttagcagccataatccgaaaaattccgacaaacgaccttggattaagaatggtgaaggctttgccgttcattcatcaatcAAAtcgagtggcgcgaaaggcgagtgacgtgtcagctgctgattggtgatatcaaacacttgaaaaaatactatatttttcacgtgtgttgttgcGGCTTTTCTCAAGGCTGGAAATCCTTTTAAAACACCGTAATTTATATACTAAATGTTCTTCACGTAGTTATTAGAAAGAATTCTCAAGGCAGCCAAAAATAACTCGATTATGTAGGAGTAGGAAGATGATAACACTCACTTGTTCAGATTTCAAGAGAAGGCTTAGTTGAACTGGATTGAATTAAGTTGAATCGCgtactttttctttaaatttaagttCGATAAGacgagtagaaaaaaaatttactaacCTTTATAACCAGCAGGTCGACAGCCACAGTAATTGATAACGTTGTCAGCCATACATTCAAAAAGACATCCTTCTGTCGTGTACGTAAAATACGTATTCAACTCCTTCTTGGTACAATTGGCTGCGTATGGCTTCTCAAGGTTCTGATACTGGAAACATTGTTCAtgtcaattttaaaatgttaccaTAAAAACTTTTCCTTATTTGTTTTACACCTAAATGTTGactttatatttttgtattacTGTTCTGTTGCTGATATCTAAACtatttttgttgtggttttttgtGTGCCTTCTGCTTCGTTCTTTCTTCGTCTACGTTGAGAATGTATTGAATTGGCTTCTAATAACCCTAAGTTACATTTCTACCTCAACATAAAAAAGATTCCTTGGGTCTAAGTGATCAAACAAACTTACCTGTTTCTTAGAAAGAGAAATGACAACGTGCTGTCCTGGTCCTACATTGATACCTTCCCATTCATCGATGTATTCACCTTGCCCATGTATCAACACTTTGAATCCTTCGGAAAATTTTCCTTGAGTATACTCTGGTGTTTGTGCATCAAGAATGACTGACAACCCGGATGAAACTCCTgcaatttttgatattttcatttcattgtctGTACCTGAGTTAAAGGTGAAGCACATACCCCAAGGGGTTACTGAGGGGACAAAATCTGCGGCAGAGCAATCAGCCTCGTCCCAGCCGAATGTGCACAATGGTCCAATCATAGCGCTTGAATTTTGGCCGTAGAGCCGAAAAAATTCTTCAACATTTAGGCGATTAGAATGTTGCCGCATCACCTCTAAGAGAACTTGTCTATAATGACTATCGCAAAGTGGTAAATCATTTTCCAAATCTGCCGGGGAGCAACAACAAAGTATAGACAATCCGCAAGACCAATTGCCTCGAGCTTCTGCAGTCACAGCACATGTACTGATGTTTAGGCCGCTGGACGCAAACAGTGGATCATCATCTGTCATAAATATCTTACTTTTGGTGAATAAGTTGAGTGGGCAGATCGTTACAGCTGGAAAATCCATCTCTCTTAGGCGTTTTCTGCTTAATAAAGTGGTAACTGGTCTACCGTAGTATTTAGTGAAACCGCCGTAAACGGTGAAGATATAATAACCCCCAGAGCTCATCAGCAATATCATCCAGATAAGGCGAATAAAGATCTGACGCTTCATGAAGACATATCGAATGCCGTGAAGTGTTGTACTGTCCACAAATTCCCTCCAAATCACTGTCGATGTCTGGGTATTATCGTTACCAACTTTAGTTAATTCTTGGGAAAGCTTCTTTTCTTGCATCTTTGTCGCTGAAATCCCCGTAGAGTGCCCAGTCATAGAAGTAGATTTCACATTTATGTCTGATAttgttgcttttatttcatCCTGCTAAGGAAGGTAAAAGTGAAAGAAGaatgacatgaaaaatgaaaagcttacTTCATTAGAGAAATCCCTTATCCGATAAAGTGGATTTTATTCGACAAAAATCCACCTATCACGGGTCATATAGATCTTTAAATGAGTTTCCTCCTTATAAAATAATAAGAAGTTCAACATTTTACATTAAGATTATCCCCAATTCATTCTTGAAAAGCATAAGGACAAAATGCTGAGCTCTGAAAAGATATCGTAACTCTGATTTAACAGCCGCTCATCTGTTCATCTCTGAAAGAAAAACGCTCAATATAATGGTAACTTAGCCAAGCTGAAGGCTGGAACAGCCATGCAAGGTATCAACAAGTCCTAAATTGAACCCTTGGCGCTCCTAGAGGAATGTGTAAGACTGAAGGCAAACAAAATCAATGGACTTTCAGGGCTTAATACAACGTCCTTGTACACACATCTAGAGCCAAACATATATCATGTAAATAAGGGTCGAGTGAAGACACCGGTGATGCTGTGGTAGAGAGGAAAAGAGCATAAGATAAGCCTATAATAGCGAAGTAAACTTGCCATTCAGACAGAAAACAGGCTCAGAACAGCCTCGATGCATATAAATTAGGCTACTTCTTAAGATCTTTTAAAAGTCTTACAACAGAGAGTCAGGGCCTCCGCCCGGCATTAAGAGAAGGACACAATCTAAAGGATCACAACAAGCAAACTCCACCTGATAGGTGCCATCCAGAGCCCCCAGCAGCAGCAGTGACTTCAATTTCGATCTTTTTTCGAGTAAGTATGTAAGAAGCAAAGTTTCAAGATAATATCAACTCCCCTGGACCGTATCCACTATTCTGGTGATCTACATCATTGTGACGATCATAAtgacaataaaagaaaaatctgagaAATTCGAATCTACTCGACCGTTGTAAAGAGGGACCGGTTCATTTCTCTTGCGTCGCAGTGATAtttcttgtttacatttttttatgtatGTTGTGCGTTACTTGCCGGCGTGAGGTCTGTCGTAAAAAAACTATAAACGAAAACTTTCATCATAACACCTGGTATCATCAATGAAAGGGTTTAGACAGAGTGCAATGAAATTTGTAAGTAACGAATAATCTATAACTAGATTGTTTTGTCCATCAACTTCACGGAaggaatttaaatttttgtttaaagaaTGCAAGGCAAAGCAagaataatatatttttttatcattatcttatttcatatcattttaATACTTATAGGAATTATTATTTATCCATTGCGGGTTGGGGTTAAGACACAAGATAGATGCCAGCCCAAATTAATATGGACTTGTCACACCCCGAAATatgaagcaaaaccaatggTTGCATATATTGCAGCTCGGGAGTTGCATCCAATAATAAGATAGCACTGAGGGGAACAAAGGCATCACATTACACAGGCAGCTGAGCAAACacttctttaaaaataatttccatttcttAAATGAAGTTGACTTCTTTTCGAATAATATGTGACTTCTTACCAATTTGAGGGTAGTTGTATTCCTTGTTATTCTTATATCAACCTTCAGCTGCTTTTTCGTATTTATTACATGCGGTTTTGCGTGTTTCTCGCAAGTTGTTGAAAATCAAATGACTGACTCAAGGCGAATCCTCATTCAAACAACTTTATTTGAACGTACGATTTGATTGGTATGAACTAGGAAAAAATTGGGTGCAACTTTTCCTTGCTAAACAACTCAAATTAGAGAGCTACGCTGTCGATAGCTGATCGTATTTGAATTCTAATTAAAGCAAAAGGGCCTACAACTTTTTTCTGTGCTttagagaatgaaaaaaaggcatTATTAGTCCTTGGAGGTGGATGATTGAAATCTGCTTTTCGCTTTATAAACAGAGGAAAGATCATCTATTGTGACTTTAGGTGGCATGTATTTAACTTTCAACGCATTTTCTTACACCGGAGAACGTTACCTTCtgtctttatttttattccagtaCAATTAAAGCGGCCAAATGATAGTTAGGCTGGGAATTCCTCGCTGGAGCGGTGACTCAGGGCTCATAATTGCCTGACTAAGTTGAACGTTTCAGTAAAATTCGTGACCATAGATACTTTGAAGCTTGTCAAGAAGACTAAAGAGGGACTATACAGAAGCATAAATGAATCAAAGGAGCTATTATTAAGTGTAGAGTGCTTTTTCGAGGCGGTAATTatatgtgaaataaaaatacgatgaagattaaaaatattactcttGTCAAACTTATTTAAATCGATTGCAGATTAATATGAAGAAAACTAACCTTCGAATCCATGGCTGCGGTGGACGTTACGCGTCGTGAGAGAACAGATGTCTTTGATGTAAAAGCTAATAAGGAATTGTCTTGTTGATCTTTTTACAAATTAAGGATGCAATTTTCCCGAAAGACTCATATAACGTTGGTAACGaaaaatagttttgtttattttgactgCGCACTAAAGGCTTTTTACCAATAACCAGATTCGAATTCATAGATCATAGCCAAATACATGCATTATCATTTCAAGAAGTTTTTCCGTCGATTTTTCCTAgaaattttttacaaatgaaATGTAGTAAAAACATTTATTATCGCGGGCTCAAGAGTTTGTAATACCCAGTGATAAGAAGACATCAATTTGATTAATTACCTACTTGTATCTCAAATTAATTGGATGCCAAAAGCATAATAACAGACAGGTACCTTGCTATCACTCTCTGGGGCCTTGTGCAATTAGAATTCGGGCGTACACAGTAATTGAAATTCTCCTTGACGAGAAATCTTCACTTGATTGTACATTCAGAGAAGTAAAAGCAGCAATGGAGTGATTGTATTCTTAGACTATAGCTCAATCTGTATCTAAATCTCGATgacttaccctttttttttcgctttcagAAAGTaagttttttccaaattttttttttcacatttggcAGCTGTACACACAAATCACATCAATACCCAGTTGAAACAAGTACCGAACAACAGAACAATAAAAGTTGCATAATAGATTCGAAATCTAGGGGCACGTTAAACTAcgacaaaaatataatttggttGTTTCGCTTAAATATGAATTACCCTTAACACTTGAATAAGCTCTTACCGACATATCAGAGAAGGGAGACCTATAATAATATTCTGAAGGTCTTTTATTCGTTATTCTGAGCTGTTGCTAGGCTTTCATAAATATAATATAGGACATAAACATTCGCACTGTTTTACCTaatgttttatgtttttttttcaattaggcaaTTTTCGATAAGCTCAAAGCCTCTAATTTTAAGCGAGGCTAAGTGTAAAGCCTTTTGTCTGTAAATGATTTTATCTtctcaaacaaataaaaaaaaccttttttacatAAGAGCTTTTTTATTGGCTTCAGTTTAAAGTGAGAAAATGGATTATTTAGAAGTTCGAagtagcggagctcgcagcaCGCAAAGCATGCACATCGTAGGACCACAGCTCATGGAATGTGGCTTACAAAGCTTGGAGCCCAATTGGTTGTTAAAAGAGCgtgtttaaaaagaaagaactcTGTCTTGAGTGGTGAATATCTTCCCCACATTTAAGAGAACTTTCCATGATATCGCGTCAGGTCACTGCATCCTTTGTTTGCTGTCATCAATCTTGGTAACATGGTCAAAACAGCAAAAGCAACTTCAATAACTCGCGTTATTTCGATACCTTCTACACGTGCTCTTTCGAGAACACATTCGTTGCTGAGTAGTGATCCTTTTCGATGCACATTTTAGTCTTAAGTACGCTGGATGTGGAGCGCGTGGAGCAAACTACAACCTAGAAATAATTCCATATTACCACCGATTTCacctaaaaaaataataataataaagcatTTAATTGTGCGGACAAACCTCTCTACAACGGTTATCTTGAGTACAGAGATAAGTGGCCAAAAAGAGGGGGCCATTTGCggagatatatatattttttacatatGACTTGGGCATTTACTAAAGAATACGTGATAATTAGTGTTTACTAGTGTTTACTCAGTCAACAGGGAGAATACGTTTTTACCGAACATAGTAATCCAATCATAAGCTGGTTTTTGTTCATGCTTTTCATAACTCAGTGATTTGAATCCAACTTGTAAAAACACGAGGTTGTCTCTGTTAAAAGATTCAAATATATCATATCAGCAAATTATTCCGATCCTTCAAATCAATCGATcttagaaaatttcaaaataaaacaatattttttaataaccaAACTGACGAGGAGACCTCGCATACGGTCAGGAGACTGAGGCCTGAAAAAATCCCATATTGATACTAATTTCACCTGAAAAAGTTTAtctttgttaaaaattcaaacacgTTATAGAACTAAATAAATCGAtgaggggaaaattaaaaatggtttCCTGACGCTTCGTATGTCCAAGCGCAATTCATACAGAAGTATATGTGTATCACGACATCAAATCATTGATAcagtttgattttgaattttgtagAACTATAACCAATAACACACTGACATGCTGGTCAATATCATTTCAAAGTTCTTTGTTCCATCTTAgatccattttttgttttgttttgtttttaacaatttcTACCTCTGGTACTGCACATAATCATAATAGCCTTCCACAATCATCATTTCAGTGGTGCAATGATCCGGAAATTTGGAATACGACACctcagttgtgtacttagtaTAAGAGCAGGGAACTTGGCAGTCATAGAATTCTTCGTCGATATAATTTACTGTATAAGTTTTTATCTACATCAACCAAACACTGATACCGTTAGGCTTAGCTTTAATCAATCgataaaatttgtattttacGTTCCAATGCGCTAGAGCCAAATCACAACATGACAAAGGAAAGTTCGCTCACATAATTCATGAGACTCATAACAGCGTTTCTCTTCTGGAGTTGAACACGTCGGGATCCGTGGAGCACTTgatggcaaaaaattaaagataactTTTACATTGTTACTTTGCCTGGCTTACCTTCTTTATCCTGTGCttataatagaaaaaaaatcaaaataagacaTTATTTGACTAAAATCCGGATTGAAAGAGAAGAGAGTGTTAAGAGAAGTATCAAAATATGTGTTATTACAAAAATatcattgtaaattaaaataaacttcgAGCACTGAAGCCCCAAAATAGTGAGTCCTCGAGGTTCATCTCTCGTTCAAGGTCTATAATTCCACTGTTACGAAGCAAATTTTGATGGGCTGCTCTTGCAGATGTAAAGAAATTTGCTTCTGATGTTACTCATTCCTTTTATCACTTGCTTCTGTAGCCTTCAGGTCGACAACCACACAATTTCACCATTTTTTCGGATTCGTATTCATAAATGCATCCCTTCAATGTGTAGGTTGAAAATGACCTCAACGTCTTCTTGTTGCAGTTTGTCGCGTATGGCTCCTCTAGGTTCTCGAACTAGGAAATCAGTCAAAGTTTACAATGACGGTCAACATGTATGTGGACCAAACAGGAATTTAATAACTTACCGACGTTAAACCTAAATGAGTCGTtgcaattacaaaaaaagaaagggtagaaaaatttaaatgatctGCATGGGTAATTTATGCgcaatttaaaacttaaataagaaataaaatagcGCAAGAGACATTGCGTAACTTAAAACACTTTATAAAAGGCTTAATAGTGTGGGCTCAAGGTGTAAATGAACTAAGACTAGTTTGGCTGAAATTTCAATCCTGCCCACAGCTGTAATCCTAGAAATAGCGAGAAAGTCccgccatattgaatttcaATAATTTACGGAAGGAAAGATTAACAGAGCTATGTCTAACACCAATCAAACTCACATAATGACACTCATCGGCTCAAAAAGCACAATTTAGGTAACGTTGATGCAATTACTAAGGATTGAAATTATTCAAAGTAACCATAATCACCCTCGTCTGTGAAAGAGCAATAACGGCATGTTGTCCTGGTCCTACACTGATTCCTTCCCATTCATCGATGTACTCATCCTGCCCGTGAATCAACACTTTGAATCcttctgaaaattttccttgagtATACTCATGTGTTTGAGCATCAAGAATGACTGATAACCCAGATGAAACACCAGCAGTGTCTACTCTTTTCACCCTACTACTAATACCTTAATTGAATGGAATCGCTGATATCTGGACTGTATAGCTGAAGTAATTCTTCTGTATCCAAACGATGAGACTCAAGCTTCAAGGCGTTTGACAAATCTTGTCTGTATTGACTCGTGCAAATAGATAGAATGCTGgttgtatttaaaaattgatttggtAAGACAAGGCAAAGCAGAGACAGACCACATGGCTCGACATTTCATGAAGGCGTAGCGTGTGCCCTGTAGCGTGGTGTTCTTCACAAATTCCTCCCATATTTCTCTTGACGTCGGGTAATCATCCCCTTTTTCTGATTCGCCTTGACGAAACCCTACACCTGTAACTCTCTCCGTCCAAAAGGTATAAATGGTCTCTCGTTTCATGGTGCTGGTTTGATGTACACTCTTATCTGAATGagtttttcctcaaatgtaGTGATTCCCCTTCTTATTCCTATGGGTGTCGATGAGAAAAATTTAACATAAATGGATCTAAGATGGAACAAAGAACTTTGAAATGATATTGACCAGCATGTCAGTGTGTTATTGGTTATAGTTctacaaaattcaaaatcaaactgTATCAATGATTTGATGTCGTGATACACATATACTTCTGTATGAATTGTGCTTGGACATACGAAGCGTCAGGaaaccatttttaattttcccctcaTCGATTTATTTAGTTCTATAAcgtgtttgaatttttaacaaagaTAAACTTTTTCAGGTGAAATTAGTATCAATATGGGATTTTTTCAGGCCTCATACAGCTAATTATGCCCCAACACCTGTTTCTCTTTCAAGTGGAAAACGTTTTCATACAGAGGCTTGTATTTTTCTCAGATCCTTTATTCAGATTTATGATTATCGAAAGGTTCTCATGGAAACCAAccttttgagaaaaaatgtttccataATTACATTTCAGAAAATTTCCGAAATTTACAGAACCTATAAATGGGATTTGTTCGCCTTGTTTCTTGCTTTTGATTGGCCattctttttaatttgaaaatttagatGGCATATGAGATAATTCATTTGTAAGAATACgagagaaatttcaaattattattttgcccAAAGAGGCAAAAGCACAAACAAGACCGAGTCTCACCACGCACTTATCTTTTAACTGCACAACAAACTTTCTGCAATAGATCCACCGACCTTTGGGGAAATGGTTACCGTAGTCACAGCCGGCAGTTCTCGGTGACCTTCAGCACACGATCCATCTCGAAGTCAGAAGAAATAACTgcagagaaaaagaatcaacCATCATCTGACAATCAGACAGCAAAAACATGATTAAAATTGTTTACATACGAAATACTACCTCGTTGAGTTTCTCATAATTACAACAGTTGAttgaaaaattgtaatcatGACTGCTCACATGAAtggtttttctttgattgatttatttttttatt containing:
- the LOC131781262 gene encoding acid-sensing ion channel 2-like isoform X2; this encodes MDSKDEIKATISDINVKSTSMTGHSTGISATKMQEKKLSQELTKVGNDNTQTSTVIWREFVDSTTLHGIRYVFMKRQIFIRLIWMILLMSSGGYYIFTVYGGFTKYYGRPVTTLLSRKRLREMDFPAVTICPLNLFTKSKIFMTDDDPLFASSGLNISTCAVTAEARGNWSCGLSILCCCSPADLENDLPLCDSHYRQVLLEVMRQHSNRLNVEEFFRLYGQNSSAMIGPLCTFGWDEADCSAADFVPSVTPWGMCFTFNSGTDNEMKISKIAGVSSGLSVILDAQTPEYTQGKFSEGFKVLIHGQGEYIDEWEGINVGPGQHVVISLSKKQYQNLEKPYAANCTKKELNTYFTYTTEGCLFECMADNVINYCGCRPAGYKVNSGTPACISSEEALCVKQIAAMVDEEYCDCQVPCSQIKYHPEVSYSKFPDASTADSLIKSGYYADIQYQRDNLVFLQVGFKSLSYEMQEQKPAYDSNSLFGEIGGNMGLFLGCSLLTICEFFDFLISFLNARNRRVTHP
- the LOC131781262 gene encoding acid-sensing ion channel 2-like isoform X1 — translated: MDSKQDEIKATISDINVKSTSMTGHSTGISATKMQEKKLSQELTKVGNDNTQTSTVIWREFVDSTTLHGIRYVFMKRQIFIRLIWMILLMSSGGYYIFTVYGGFTKYYGRPVTTLLSRKRLREMDFPAVTICPLNLFTKSKIFMTDDDPLFASSGLNISTCAVTAEARGNWSCGLSILCCCSPADLENDLPLCDSHYRQVLLEVMRQHSNRLNVEEFFRLYGQNSSAMIGPLCTFGWDEADCSAADFVPSVTPWGMCFTFNSGTDNEMKISKIAGVSSGLSVILDAQTPEYTQGKFSEGFKVLIHGQGEYIDEWEGINVGPGQHVVISLSKKQYQNLEKPYAANCTKKELNTYFTYTTEGCLFECMADNVINYCGCRPAGYKVNSGTPACISSEEALCVKQIAAMVDEEYCDCQVPCSQIKYHPEVSYSKFPDASTADSLIKSGYYADIQYQRDNLVFLQVGFKSLSYEMQEQKPAYDSNSLFGEIGGNMGLFLGCSLLTICEFFDFLISFLNARNRRVTHP